The sequence below is a genomic window from Mycobacterium spongiae.
GATTTGGTGGGATGTCCTGGCGCCGGTCTCGCATCATCGCGCTGATGACGATGGCATGGGCGCACTGGCCCGCAGGATCGCGGGGCGGTCCCTCGGGCTGGTGATGGCGGGTGGGGGTGTTCGGGGCCTCGCGCATCTCGGTGTGTACGAAGAGCTCACCCGGGCGGGCATCGTCATAGATCGGTTTGGCGGAACGAGTATCGGTGCTATCGCCGCTGCGGCCTTCGCGCTGGGAATGAACCCCGAAGCTGCGATAGCCGTGGCATTAGAGTTGACCACGCAGAGCAACCCTTTAGGCGACCTCGCGGTCCCCGTCGTGGCCCTCACCCGAGGTGGACGCTTCGATCGGCTGCTGGAGAAACTCCTCGGCAATAGCTTGATTGAGCACCTGGAAAAAGAATTCTTCTGCATATCCGCGGATCTGATATCTGGCGACCAGGTCATCCACCGGCGGGGGCGGGTGGCCGACGCTGTGCGGGCATCGATCTCGATCCCGGGTCTCTTGCCGCCAGTTCAACGCGGCGACCAGATCCTCGTCGACGGTGCGCTGGTGAACAACCTCCCGGCCGACGTGATGTGCGCCGACCCTGACGGCGAGGTTATCTGCGTGGATCTACGTCGAAGGTTTGAGCCGTCGACCGGCTTCGATTTGCTGCCGTCAATCCTCCGGCCTCCCGGATTCGTTCGGCGAGTCTTGACCGGCGCGGATGTCGGTTTGCCGTCGTTGCCGGAGACGTTGCTTCGCAGCATGGATTTCTCGTCCGGCAGCCGGAACCTACATGAGTTTCCCCGAGTTGCCGCTGTCATCGAACCCGACGTCACCGAGATCGGAATGTTGAATTTCAAACAGGTTGAAGCCGCGATGGACGCCGGGCGGACCGCAACTCGAATGGCTCTCGACGCACACCCGCGGCTCGGTTGCTGAGCGCGGGGCCACAGGATCAGTGTCCGGCTCAATGTTGTCGTGACGAGAAGCGTTGTACGCGAGCAGCCCCCGGGTCGGGGGTCCATAGACCGTGCGGCAGGTGAGCGCTACACCGCCGCGGACCAAATTCTGTGAACGCCGAACCGAACCCTTCCTCAACTCCGGGTGGGTTCGTGCTAGGTTTCTGATAGTGATGCCTATCACAACATTTCCTCTGGTGGACGCGATCGTTGGCGCGCGCCACCGAAGCCTCGATGGTGTGGTTCTTATCGCTGCCCAACATTTGCTGGAGACGACCCATGCGATGCTGCGCTCGCTGTTTGGGGTGGGGCTTGACCCGCGCAACGTAGCGCTGATCGGTAAGTGCTACTCAACACACCTTGGTGTGGTTGAGGCGATGCGTGCCGACGGCATCTATGTCGACGATTCCAGCGATGCCTATGCGCCCCACGAACCTTTCGACGCCGAGTACACGCGCAACGTGGAACGGTTCTTCGGCGAGTCCTGGGATCGGCTGGTGGCCGGGCGGAGCGCGCGAGTAGTGCTCCTCGACGACGGCGGATCGCTATTGGCCACGGCAGGGGCGGTGCTCGATGGCAGCGCTGACGTGATCGGTATCGAGCAGACGTCCGCCGGCTACGCGAAGATCCTCGGTTGCCAACTCGGGTTTCCCGTTATCAACATCGCACGCTCGTCGGCGAAGTTGTTATACGAGTCGCCAATTATCGCCGCACGCGTGACGCAGACGGCCTTCGAGCGTATTTCGGCGGTTGACTCCGGCAATGCGATCCTGATTACGGGCGCGGGCGCAATCGGGACTGCGCTGGCGCAGG
It includes:
- a CDS encoding patatin-like phospholipase family protein; amino-acid sequence: MSTRPRQPEQPAADKRAVLRRVPMLVGVADKQLDQLLTAIDRHHVPADEWLFHVGDPSDAIYIVDSGRFAAVGADGQIIRVMASGDSIGDLGVIAGAARSAGVRALRDGVVWKIAADTFTKVLARAPRLQSAMLQAMAGMLQESRSASISQRPRVIGVLSTGDTAAIPTADAIVTRLGSYGRAAVVAPPVDATAEVPSYAYLVEAFSEVLDRAERDNDWVLVVADRGSGDNWRRFVAAQGDRLVVLVDQPRPPDSFELVSQGPVHLVTCMVEADSIWWDVLAPVSHHRADDDGMGALARRIAGRSLGLVMAGGGVRGLAHLGVYEELTRAGIVIDRFGGTSIGAIAAAAFALGMNPEAAIAVALELTTQSNPLGDLAVPVVALTRGGRFDRLLEKLLGNSLIEHLEKEFFCISADLISGDQVIHRRGRVADAVRASISIPGLLPPVQRGDQILVDGALVNNLPADVMCADPDGEVICVDLRRRFEPSTGFDLLPSILRPPGFVRRVLTGADVGLPSLPETLLRSMDFSSGSRNLHEFPRVAAVIEPDVTEIGMLNFKQVEAAMDAGRTATRMALDAHPRLGC